Proteins from a genomic interval of Burkholderia cepacia GG4:
- a CDS encoding iron ABC transporter substrate-binding protein: protein MNTSPVSRPLRHLISAAAAALMLSCALHAMPARAATLTLYNAQHEQVVNQLVKDFEAQSGITVKVRSGEGPALAAQLLAEGDRTPADVYFTENSPELVLLDHKGLLAKTGGAALQAVPARFNPADGNWVGVLARENVLVYNTAKTQPQQLPASLLDLAKPEWKGKVGIAPSDADFLPVVSAVLALHGEAATLQWLKGLKTNAQIFDDDEGVTAAVNRGGVVTGIINNYYWDRLHAELGDKSTRSAIHHFGNGDVGAAVNVSGVAVLKASKRQPEAQKFVEYLVSERAQKLMAGGHVSFEYPLRPGVAPDPILKPFNELHPPALTFDQLGDDSQAGKLLRQAGLL from the coding sequence ATGAACACTTCACCCGTTAGCCGCCCGCTGCGGCACCTGATCTCGGCAGCCGCCGCCGCGCTGATGCTGAGCTGCGCACTGCATGCGATGCCCGCGCGCGCGGCCACGCTGACGCTGTACAACGCGCAGCACGAGCAGGTCGTCAACCAGCTCGTCAAGGACTTCGAAGCACAGAGCGGCATCACCGTGAAGGTGCGCTCCGGCGAAGGCCCGGCGCTTGCCGCGCAGCTGCTCGCGGAAGGCGACCGCACGCCGGCCGACGTGTACTTCACCGAGAACTCGCCCGAACTCGTGCTGCTCGATCACAAGGGCCTGCTCGCGAAGACCGGCGGCGCCGCGCTGCAGGCCGTGCCCGCGCGCTTCAATCCGGCCGACGGCAACTGGGTCGGCGTGCTCGCGCGCGAGAACGTGCTCGTCTACAACACCGCGAAAACCCAGCCGCAGCAGTTGCCCGCGTCGCTGCTCGACCTTGCGAAGCCCGAGTGGAAGGGCAAGGTCGGCATCGCGCCGAGCGACGCCGACTTCCTGCCGGTCGTCAGCGCCGTGCTCGCGCTGCACGGCGAGGCCGCGACGCTGCAATGGCTGAAGGGCCTGAAGACCAACGCGCAGATCTTCGACGACGACGAAGGCGTGACGGCGGCCGTCAACCGCGGCGGGGTCGTGACCGGCATCATCAACAACTACTACTGGGACCGTCTGCACGCCGAACTCGGCGACAAGTCGACCCGCAGCGCGATCCACCACTTCGGCAACGGGGACGTGGGTGCGGCCGTGAACGTGTCGGGCGTCGCGGTGCTGAAGGCCTCGAAGCGTCAGCCGGAAGCGCAGAAGTTCGTCGAGTATCTGGTCAGCGAGCGCGCGCAGAAGCTGATGGCCGGTGGCCATGTCAGCTTCGAATATCCGCTGCGCCCCGGCGTCGCGCCCGATCCGATCCTGAAGCCGTTCAATGAACTGCACCCACCGGCGCTGACCTTCGATCAGCTCGGCGACGACAGCCAGGCCGGCAAGCTGCTGCGCCAGGCCGGCCTGCTCTGA
- a CDS encoding ABC transporter permease produces the protein MSDAVSRTAHATHDGERTATRRRPSRALVAAAACGPLAILLPLGFTLYRAATFGVDDALELLWRPLVGELLVNTLSITLAATVACALLGTALAWFIERTDLPARPLWSALAAAPLAVPPFITSYAWVSLSLDLQDFTGALIVLTSAYFPLVYLPVAAALRELDPALEESARTLGCSPWHTFLRVVLPQLRPALCGGMLLVALGVLSEFGAFQLLRFRTFTTEIYAEYRTAFDGGGASLLGCVLIALCLLCLAIEARARGHARYGHTHRAARRGAMRYPLGRLRGPAVAAFAALSAATLGVPLAMIGYWLTQQGAAAVTPADVSPELLLQTTLASAGYGLAAAAVTTLLALPLAFLLVRHPGRVAMLLERTAMTVQGVPGIVVALAIVSITVRLLQPLYQSAPALVAAYAILFLPLATVSVRAALSHVQVRLEETARSLGLGWRATLARVVLPLAAPGLGAAATMVFISVVTELNATLLLSPIGTRTLATQVWSDTATLAFAAAAPYAALLVALSLGASGLLFLLLGRASVRH, from the coding sequence ATGAGCGACGCCGTGTCCCGCACGGCCCACGCCACGCACGACGGTGAGCGCACCGCGACGCGGCGGCGCCCGTCGCGTGCGCTCGTCGCGGCGGCCGCGTGCGGGCCGCTCGCGATCCTGCTACCGCTCGGCTTCACGCTGTACCGCGCCGCGACCTTCGGCGTCGACGACGCGCTCGAGCTGCTGTGGCGGCCGCTCGTCGGCGAACTGCTCGTGAATACGCTGTCGATCACGCTGGCCGCCACCGTCGCGTGCGCGCTGCTCGGCACGGCGCTCGCGTGGTTCATCGAACGCACCGACCTGCCGGCGCGGCCGCTGTGGAGCGCGCTCGCCGCCGCACCGCTCGCGGTGCCGCCGTTCATCACGAGCTACGCGTGGGTGTCGCTGAGCCTCGACCTTCAGGATTTCACCGGCGCGCTGATCGTGCTGACGTCCGCGTACTTTCCGCTCGTCTACCTACCGGTGGCGGCCGCGTTGCGCGAACTCGATCCCGCGCTCGAGGAAAGCGCGCGCACGCTCGGCTGCTCGCCGTGGCATACCTTCTTGCGCGTCGTGCTGCCGCAGCTGCGCCCCGCGCTGTGCGGCGGCATGCTGCTCGTCGCGCTCGGCGTGCTGTCCGAGTTCGGCGCGTTCCAGCTGCTGCGCTTTCGCACGTTCACGACCGAGATCTACGCGGAATACCGCACCGCGTTCGACGGCGGCGGCGCATCGCTGCTCGGCTGCGTGCTGATCGCGCTGTGCCTGCTGTGTCTCGCGATCGAGGCCCGCGCGCGCGGCCATGCACGCTACGGCCATACGCACCGCGCCGCGCGCCGCGGCGCGATGCGCTATCCGCTCGGGCGCCTGCGCGGCCCCGCCGTCGCGGCATTCGCCGCGCTGTCGGCCGCAACGCTCGGCGTGCCGCTCGCGATGATCGGCTACTGGCTCACGCAACAGGGCGCGGCGGCCGTCACGCCGGCCGACGTGTCGCCCGAGCTCCTGCTGCAGACCACGCTCGCCTCGGCCGGCTACGGCCTCGCGGCAGCGGCCGTCACGACGCTGCTCGCGCTGCCGCTCGCATTCCTGCTGGTACGCCATCCCGGCCGCGTCGCGATGCTGCTCGAACGCACGGCGATGACCGTGCAGGGCGTGCCGGGCATCGTCGTCGCGCTCGCGATCGTGTCGATCACGGTGCGGCTGCTGCAGCCGCTGTACCAGAGTGCGCCGGCGCTGGTCGCCGCGTACGCGATCCTGTTCCTGCCGCTCGCGACCGTGAGCGTGCGCGCGGCGCTGTCGCACGTGCAGGTCCGCCTCGAGGAAACCGCGCGATCGCTCGGCCTCGGCTGGCGCGCGACGCTGGCGCGCGTGGTGCTGCCGCTTGCTGCGCCCGGTCTCGGCGCGGCCGCGACGATGGTATTCATCTCGGTCGTGACGGAGTTGAACGCGACGCTGCTGCTGTCGCCGATCGGCACCCGCACGCTCGCGACGCAGGTATGGAGCGATACGGCGACGCTCGCGTTCGCGGCCGCCGCGCCGTATGCGGCGCTCCTCGTCGCGCTGTCGCTGGGCGCATCGGGACTGCTGTTCCTGCTGCTCGGCCGCGCGTCGGTGCGTCACTGA